The Dehalococcoidia bacterium DNA window CAGCTTCCAAACTCCTATGCCCTCCGCCCTTCGCCCTCTATTCCCTATTCCCTATTCCCTGTTCCCTGTTCCCTGTTCCCTACCGTGACCGTGCCTGTCATGCCGTCGACGGTGACCAGCTGGCCGGTCTTGATCAGTTGTGTCGCACCCTTGACCGCGACCACGG harbors:
- a CDS encoding PEP-utilizing enzyme, translating into VAPFTDAPWTPLFVPAAAVVVETGGLLSHAATVAREFGIPAVVAVKGATQLIKTGQLVTVDGMTGTVTVGNREQGTGNRE